Part of the SAR202 cluster bacterium genome is shown below.
CTTTCCCTTTGACGCTGAGCGTACTCGCCAATGCTCTCCCGGTTCACGGCTACCTCCCTGGGATTTCGGTAACCGTAGTTTTGAGACAATCACTTTATTTCGGTAACCATATTTTTAATGTCATGCGGCCCCTTGCCTTAAGACAAACACATGTTCTATTATTTCTGCCACCCTACCTACAAGGCAGGAATCCATGACCACCGACCCCAACGGCCCTCTCCCGCCCCCTCGCAAGGAAATCATGGGCGTCCCCATCACCAACTTCAACATCAAACGCCACCACCTCAATCCCCTCCTCCTCTGCGACGACAACTGCCTCAACCCCTACCTGCTCAGCCCTCCCCCCGGCAAATGCGACGGCGCCTGCTTTAACCTCTACACCGAAGAAGTCGAAGCGACGCGCTTCGCCGAGCACCAGTCCATTGAGGAAGCCAAAAGAAAAGCCGCCGAAAAAGAGGCCGCTCAGGAGATGGAGAAGAAGGAAGCGGAAAAACTGGCAAGGAAAGAGGCCAAGGATAAGGCAAGGGCTCAAGCAAAAGCGGCCTCCCTCCCTCCTCGCCGACGCGGCGGCCAGCCCGGCAACCAGAACGCCTTTAAGAACGGCTATTACTCCAAGCTTACCCCAGCCCGTGACCTTGAGCTCATAAAAGAAGTCATTGCTATGGAGAACTTGGACCTTACCCCGGAAGTAGCCCTTGCCCGCATCAGGTACGTTAAAAGCGCCAGCGATCCCTACGCCACCCCTGCCGATGTATATCGCCTGGGTCGCAACCTTATGAACATGATCAGGACCCGGGCCGAGATCGACAAGGTCTATGGCCCCTTGGAAAGCGACGAATCGGAAATCGAATCTGTGCCTGACTCACGCCTGGAATCCTGATTCGTTCCTCCAAAACTTTTTTCCCCAAAATCGAATATCTAGGGAGGTTGTTTTGAAAAATTGAGAAAACAACTCTACTGCCCCCATTATGCTCTCAAGGCCGCCGCCAAGGCCTATGTCGAGCTGGTGAAATGGGGGTAATGGTGGCGGACAGGGCGTTGAGATTCCTTCCACCTCAGGCGGATCGGAATTACGTGAAACCCGCCCCCACTACTGTCTGCTGGACTGGTGGGTGGTGGGCAGCATATCCCGACTACAGATATACGCGCTTCTAAATGAGCGCAATCCGCCTTGTGGCCCCGATATGGTATAAAGAGCGGAAATGCTCACCCGCCACCTTATAACCCGCCTCCTCCTCTTCATACCTACGCTGCTTATTGCATCCATCCTTATCTTCCTTATCATCCGAGTCCTGCCCGGCGACGTGGCCCAGGCAGTGCTTGGCGGGTCAGGCGAGTCTATCCACCGGCAGGAGCAGCTGGAAAGCTTGCGGCGGGAGCTGGGCCTCCGCGATCCACTCCCGCTTCAGTACGGCAAGTGGCTTCTCAGCCTTGTCGACGGCACCTTTGGCGGGCGTTCCCTGGCCGACCGCCAGCCCCTGCGCACCACGCTGTGGGACCAGGCGCCGATCACGCTGCTGCTTATCCTGTATACCCTGGCCCTGGCCCTT
Proteins encoded:
- a CDS encoding cell envelope integrity protein TolA, with translation MTTDPNGPLPPPRKEIMGVPITNFNIKRHHLNPLLLCDDNCLNPYLLSPPPGKCDGACFNLYTEEVEATRFAEHQSIEEAKRKAAEKEAAQEMEKKEAEKLARKEAKDKARAQAKAASLPPRRRGGQPGNQNAFKNGYYSKLTPARDLELIKEVIAMENLDLTPEVALARIRYVKSASDPYATPADVYRLGRNLMNMIRTRAEIDKVYGPLESDESEIESVPDSRLES